In Zalophus californianus isolate mZalCal1 chromosome 4, mZalCal1.pri.v2, whole genome shotgun sequence, the following proteins share a genomic window:
- the SZT2 gene encoding KICSTOR complex protein SZT2 isoform X4, with protein sequence MASERPEPEVEEAGQVFLLMKKDYRISRNVRLAWFLNHLHQTVQATPPEMLLQSEQELEVLSVLPPGWQPDEPVVSRPFLLVPSTRVTFLAWQYRFVIELDLSPSTGIVDDSTGEILFDEVFHALSRCLGGLLRPFRVPGSCIDFQPEIYITIQAYSSIIGLQAHQVLVQGCLLDPSQREAFLQQVYEQLCLFEDKVATMLQQQYDPQSQAEDQSPDSGEPPGRKVGVSMVTADLGLVSMIRQGILALQLLPSNSSAGIIVITDGVTSVPDVAVCETLLNQLRSGTVACSFVQVGGVYSYDCSFGHVPNVELMKFIAMATFGSYLSTCPEPEPGSLGLTVYHRAFLLYSFLRSGEALNPEYYCGSQHRLFNEHLVSASSNPALALRRKKHTEKEVPADLVSTVSVRLREGYSVREVTLAKGGSQLEVKLVLLWKHNMRIEYVAMAPWPLEPEGPRGTRVEVTMEGGYDILHDVSCALRQPIRSLYRTHVIRRFWNTLQSINQTDQMLAHLQSFSSVPEHFTLPDSTKSGVPLFYIPPGSATPVLSLQHSGSDSSHAQFAAYWKPVLSMDANSWQRWLHMHRLVLILEHDTPIPKHLHTPGSNGRYSTVQCRISHSSLTSLLRDWSSFVLVEGYSYVKLLSSAPDQPPSSFYMVRIISKAPCMVLRLGFPIGTPAQARHKIVSGLREEILRLRFPHRVQSKEPTPKVKRKGLGGIGGGSSPSKSPPMLGPQQALSDRPCLVVLHKPLDKLLIRYEKLPLDYRAPFLLTLEPPGPLPLVSGRSASSSLASLSRYLYQQRWLWSVPSGLAPALPLSAIAQLLSILTEVRLSEGFHFACSGEGIINMVLELPIQNEPLGQAAGEEKHTCVVQYILFPPHSTSTKDSFSTDDDNDVEVEALEGDSELNLVTEVWVEPQYGRVGPGPESWKHLQDLTYSEIPRALHPRDAACIGSMLSFEYLIQLCQSKEWSPLLPEPRVSDGLDQGGDTCVHEIPFHFDLMGLLPQCQQLQMFFLLLSREPEGVPPAEGPCPTNDMVLCLLHSCLGQELSDREIPLTAAEQATFLSEVLRRAFHSPGPEEPGILKDRAVSSTQATGDSAPPALGGGPPEPLKPLISAQPPQWRCYARLLTPQHVFLTFLPATFSDVQHLGACGLEGPSPEETKPKFGDWSGAASLKDLGGPGVRAAKAQVPTLSVTPAGDTAQNPGDLSPPFRRDLQAYAGRQAPQTEGADGPRTRCPVYIYSCALEALREQMVGLQPPQAPRDLIFRTQFLDQPSPSSAWMEPRFKEAANHCALLQEHAQRCYVRGLFRSLQQAQSVSSQDLLIAVDACEELLQEVDITPFLLALCGHTRGLPQAPPSPGPLSPGPFSSSIDEGPEPQDRAVLASESSIETEDLSEPEFQNSRVPGNPDPSLEISLTDVCQLRGEAHDALHSLIQEKFLEISSLHFRTVPSNPHYFFYCPPSSRREDEGPRDPADRKVSDLEFSEAELIGEEGDMSACCVVTESDPELEVEYRESREPDLGPAGLDSASLSDADTVNPDEDSFSILGGDSPTGPESLVRDLPPLFLHLTCSVRLHGQHSSVPVCSLPTCLGQVLSSLEGPPIGGRVPLRDLSVTLDVFVLTLPVEVELPPTSDPQHHRSTSESSASFPRSPGQPSSLRSDDGLGPPLPPPEEDRHPGLSNLATPHRLAIETTMSEIHWLLEDEMVGALRRGGIPQSPALQRAAAHIHSSPGRSTCLRQTLPLSFVFGPERSLTQFKEEFRRLRLPGHVLLEDPDSGFFFVAVGQQPGASQGEPPSAAWAWHSHEDRAEGIEGEALTASPQAPGSPEGSEGTTLLSLPQGGSQPGPSRGLSLMSSQGSVDSDHLGYDGGSSGSDSEGPNETLGEKAPFTLRTPPGPAPPQPSLSGLPGPCVPDFWLIVRVLQDRVEVYAHARSLIREDGGPGTECRHLQQLLVRRVGEICREVNQRLLLQDLHDSHVCNSLLVAESEEDLWRSETPFHSRQRAPLPSDDYAADESCAPRGYLAATMQFVPGHFSCDVVWGTVIRVHSRLKMGPSMGVSRAIQALRSVLNAFSVVNRKNMFVYQERATKAVYYLRLLETSCSERPWEGDALPPSLALSRSQEPIYSEEASGPRSPLDMASGRSADAARPVGQVDRHIQLLVHGVGQAGPEITDELVRVLRRRLDEATLDVITVMLVRNCKLTPADVEFIQPPGSLPSEVLHLALPASCRPWLPALAWYLRQNLLIFLHSPKYTDSNSRNHFQHPLPPQGGLPDLDIYLYNKPGGQGTGGKGVACITLAFVDEGGSPISLASWPPSSPGPLDPLQEEEFEQLTQVTRCPVVPDSSSAHSGAPWLRLDVWEKGNISIVQLEEKLRGAARQALADAIMELRLLPASLCTEDASPGSLRSGPLETKSPAGRASTFPPGPGPGEPVTPPSKAGRRSFWDMLSKTECGDLGSPKTTDDIVLDRPEDTRGRRRHKTESVRTPGGTERAPGPDSGAQRQRRRTIQLEEGEVGTLQPVFAHVTQRWMEFMVQIGCASVSRSSTHMVSRFLLPSVLSEFTTLVTSMAGDTSVRVFEQHLGSEPEIFSPCSLGQLGPTPRPAVERHLLLLGRNFLQWRRPTQQAAKAVQRFEPGGDGSSGRSAPRQRFLLLEVVDKKLQLLTYNWAPDLGAALGRALVRLVQWQNSRAHLIFCLLSQKLGLFHHYGQLDFPVRDEKEPNPFLLPTMEAETLIRSASPPLSREQGRLSASSRGGGPLPLDTFPFDEALRDITAARPSSSLGPVPRPPDPVTYHGQQFLEIKMAERRELERQMKMENLFVTWQQRSAPASMPISAAELETLKQSSRLVHYCATALLFDPAAWLHGPPETSGPPEGPRRHRPESGAGSREAPAGCESSDAPPPGAREEPWLKELSLAFLQQYVQYLQSMGFVLVPLRPPSPARSTSRLRAMAILGTEGRGSFSCPKTKTDGSPKSTGSPVTTYHLQRALPGGIILMELAFQGCYFCVKQFALECSRIPMGQAVNSQIN encoded by the exons GTGCTGGTGCAGGGCTGCCTTTTGGACCCTTCCCAGCGGGAGGCGTTCCTGCAGCAGGTATACGAGCAGCTCTGTCTCTTTGAGGATAAAGTGGCCACCATGCTGCAGCAGCAGTATGACCCCCAGAGTCAG GCAGAGGACCAGTCCCCAGACTCAGGGGAGCCCCCAGGCCGGAAGGTGGGAGTCTCCATGGTGACAGCTGATCTTGGGCTGGTCAGTATGATTCGTCAGGGCATCTTGGCACTGCAGTTGCTCCCCTCAAACTCTAGTGCAG GTATCATCGTGATCACAGATGGGGTGACCAGTGTCCCTGACGTTGCTGTCTGTGAGACATTGCTGAACCAGCTCCGCAGTGGCACCGTGGCTTGTTCCTTTGTGCAG GTGGGAGGAGTTTACTCCTATGACTGCAGTTTTGGCCATGTGCCCAACGTGGAATTGATGAAGTTCATCGCAATGGCCACATTTGGTTCTTACCTGTCCACTTGTCCTGAGCCAGAACCAGGCAGCCTGGGTCTGACTGTCTACCACCGGGCATTTCTCCTCTACTCCTTCCTGCGCAGTGGAGAAGCCCTGAACCCCGAGTATTACTGCG GCTCTCAGCACCGCCTGTTCAATGAGCACCTGGTCTCCGCAAGCAGCAACCCTGCCCTGGCTCTACGTCGGAAGAAGCACACCGAGAAGGAGGTGCCTGCTGACTTGGTCAGCACAGTGTCTGTTCGGCTTCGAGAGGGTTACAGTGTCCGAGAGGTCACACTGGCCAAAG GAGGGTCTCAGCTGGAGGTGAAGCTCGTGCTGTTGTGGAAACACAACATGCGCATCGAGTATGTGGCTATGGCGCCCTGGCCCCTGGAGCCTGAGGGCCCTCGAGGAACACGGGTGGAAGTGACAATGGAAGGGGGCTATGACATTCTGCACGACGTGTCCTGTGCACTAAGGCAACCCATTCGCTCACTCTATCGTACCCACGTTATCCGACGGTTCTGGAACACGCTGCAGAG CATTAACCAGACGGACCAGATGCTAGCCCACCTTCAGTCTTTCTCTTCAGTCCCAGAACATTTCACGCTTCCTGACAGCACCAAAAGCGGAGTGCCGCTCTTCTATATCCCGCCCGGCTCCGCCACCCCG GTGCTCTCCCTTCAGCACAGTGGGTCCGACTCCTCCCATGCCCAGTTTGCGGCCTACTGGAAGCCGGTGCTGTCCATGGATGCCAATTCCTGGCAGCGCTGGCTGCACATGCATCGCCTGGTGCTCATCCTGGAGCACGACAC ACCCATCCCCAAGCACTTGCACACCCCCGGCAGCAACGGTCGCTACAGCACCGTGCAGTGCAGGATCTCGCACTCCTCGCTGACCTCTCTGCTTCGGGACTGGAGCAGCTTCGTGCTGGTCGAGGGATACTCCTATGTGAAGCTGCTGTCCAG TGCCCCTGAccagcccccctcctccttctACATGGTCCGCATCATTTCCAAGGCCCCGTGCATGGTCCTTCGCCTGGGTTTTCCCATCGGCACACCGGCCCAGGCCCGACATAAG ATTGTGTCAGGCTTACGGGAAGAGATCTTGCGGCTGCGTTTCCCCCACCGGGTGCAAAGCAAGGAGCCAACACCCAAGGTCAAACGGAAAGGGCTGGGGGGCATTGGTGGGGGCAGCTCTCCCTCCAAGTCCCCCCCCATGCTGGGCCCGCAGCAGGCCCTGTCCGACCGGCCCTGCCTTGTGGTCCTGCATAAGCCCCTGGACAAGCTACTCATCAG GTATGAGAAGCTGCCCCTGGACTACCGGGCACCCTTCTTACTGACACTGGAGCCACCAGGGCCACTGCCGTTGGTGTCAGGCCGCTCAGCCTCTTCTAGCCTGGCGTCGCTGTCCCGCTACCTCTACCAGCAGCGCTGGCTCTGGAGCGTCCCGTCGGGCCTGGCCCCCGCGCTGCCCCTCAGCGCCATCGCACAGCTCCTGTCCATCCTCACTGA AGTCCGACTCTCCGAAGGCTTCCACTTCGCCTGCAGTGGGGAAGGAATCATCAACATGGTCCTGGAGCTTCCAATTCAG AACGAGCCCCTGGGGCAGGCTGCAGGCGAAGAGAAGCACACCTGCGTTGTCCAGTACATTCTCTTCCCCCCACACTCTACCTCCACCAAAGACAG CTTCTCCACAGATGACGACAACGACGTGGAGGTGGAGGCCCTGGAAGGAGACTCAGAGCTCAACCTGGTCACTGAGGTGTGGGTGGAGCCTCAGTATGGACGGGTGGGACCCGGCCCTGAGAGTTGGAAGCATCTCCAGGACCTGACATACTCCGAGATCCCTCGAGCT CTCCACCCTCGGGATGCTGCGTGcataggctccatgctgagctttGAATACCTGATACAGCTGTGCCAGAGCAAGGAATGGAGTCCCCTGCTCCCAGAGCCAAGGGTCTCTGATG gATTGGACCAGGGAGGAGATACCTGTGTCCACGAGATCCCTTTCCATTTTGACCTAATGGGACTGTTGCCTCAGTGTCAACAGCTCCAgatgttcttccttctgctttctagAG AGCCAGAGGGCGTCCCTCCCGCCGAGGGGCCCTGTCCCACCAACGACATGGTGCTGTGCCTGCTGCACAGCTGCCTGGGGCAGGAGCTGAGTGACCGGGAGATCCCGCTGACCGCTGCTGAGCAGGCCACCTTCTTGAGTGAGGTGCTGCGACGGGCCTTCCACAGTCCAG GTCCAGAGGAGCCAGGGATCCTAAAGGATCGAGCAGTCAGCAGCACCCAAGCCACTGGAGACTCAGCGCCTCCTGCCCTG GGTGGAGGCCCTCCTGAGCCGCTCAAGCCTCTCatctctgcccagccccctcaGTGGCGCTGCTATGCAAGGCTTCTGACTCCCCAGCATGTGTTTCTGACTTTCCTCCCAGCTACCTTCTCAG ATGTCCAACATCTGGGTGCCTGTGGCCTGGAGGGACCCTCTCCAGAGGAGACAAAGCCTAAGTTCGGGGATTGGAGTGGGGCCGCCAGCCTGAAAGATCTGGGAGGACCTGGGGTGAGGGCTGCAAAGGCCCAGGTCCCCACGCTCAGTGTCACCCCAGCCGGCG ACACTGCCCAGAACCCAGGAGACCTAAGCCCGCCTTTCCGTCGGGACTTACAAGCTTACGCTGGGCGTCAGGCTCCACAGACGGAGGGTGCAGATGGTCCGCGGACCCGGTGTCCTGTTTACATCTATAGCTGTGCCCTGGAAGCGCTGAGAGAGCAAATGGTTGGCCTGCAACCCCCTCAGGCACCCCGAGACCTCATCTTCCG GACTCAGTTCCTCGACCAGCCCTCCCCATCCTCAGCCTGGATGGAGCCCAGGTTCAAGGAGGCAGCCAACCATTGTGCCTTGCTGCAGGAGCATGCACAGCGATGCTACGTCCGTG GGCTGTTCCGGAGCTTGCAGCAAGCACAGAGCGTCTCCTCACAGGACTTGCTGATAGCGGTCGATGCCTGTGAGGAGCTACTACAAGAAGTAGACATCACCCCTTTCCTGCTTGCACTGTGTGGCCATACTCGGGGTTtgccccaggcacccccaagccCTGGGCCTCTCAGCCCTGGGCCCTTCAGCAGCAGCATCGATGAGGGCCCTGAGCCTCAGGACCGAGCTGTCCTGGCTTCTGAGTCCAG CATAGAGACCGAGGACCTCAGCGAGCCTGAGTTTCAGAACAGCCGTGTCCCTGGCAACCCAGACCCTAGCCTGGAGATCTCTCTGACGGATGTCTGCCAGCTCAGAGGAGAGGCACATGACGCCCTTCATAGCCTCATCCAG GAGAAGTTCCTGGAGATAAGCAGTCTCCACTTCCGCACGGTGCCCTCCAATCCACACTACTTCTTCTACTGCCCTCCATCCAGCCGGCGAGAG GATGAGGGCCCCCGGGACCCAGCAGACAGAAAAGTCAGTGACCTGGAGTTCTCAGAGGCTGAGCTCATAGGAGAAGAAG GAGACATGTCAGCCTGCTGTGTGGTCACCGAGAGTGACCCAGAGCTTGAGGTGGAATACCGCGAGAGCCGTGAGCCAGACCTGGGGCCAGCGGGGCTCGACTCCGCCTCACTGTCAGATGCAGACACCGTGAACCCCGATGAAGACTCCTTCAGTATCCTGGGGGGCGACTCACCGACGGGGCCCGAGAGCCTGGTGCGTGACCTGCCGCCTCTCTTCCTGCACCTCACGTGCTCCGTGCGGCTGCACGGGCAACACAGCTCAGTACCCGTGTGCAGCCTGCCCACGTGCCTGG GCCAGGTGCTTTCCAGTCTGGAGGGCCCCCCCATTGGAGGCCGAGTGCCCCTGAGGGACCTCAGTGTTACCCTGGACGTCTTTGTGCTGACCTTGCCTGTGGAAGTGGAGCTTCCCCCGACCTCGGACCCTCAGCACCACCG GTCCACGTCTGAAAGCAGTGCTTCATTCCCACGATCCCCAGGGCAGCCATCATCTTTAAGGTCGGATGATGGCCTGGggcccccactgccacccccagAAGAAGACAG GCACCCCGGACTATCCAACTTGGCCACACCCCACAGACTGGCTATTGAGACCACCATGAGTGAG ATCCACTGGTTGCTGGAGGATGAGATGGTGGGGGCCCTCCGAAGAGGGGGCATCCCCCAGAGCCCTGCGCTGCAGCGGGCAGCTGCCCACATCCATAGCTCTCCTGGACGCTCCACCTGCCTTCGCCAGACCCTGCCACTGAGTTTTGTGTTTGGGCCAGAACGTTCCCTCACACAATTCAAGGAG GAGTTTCGCCGCCTGCGCCTCCCTGGCCATGTTCTTCTTGAGGATCCTGACAGTGGCTTCTTCTTTGTGGCAGTTGGCCAACAGCCAGGTGCGTCCCAGGGGGAGCCCCCTTCAGCAGCCTGGGCTTGGCACAGCCATGAGGACAGGGCTGAAGGCATCGAAGGGGAG GCCCTGACAGCCAGCCCCCAAGCCCCTGGCTCCCCAGAGGGTTCTGAGGGCACCACCCTCCTCAGCCTGCCACAGGGAG GGAGCCAGCCTGGGCCCAGCCGGGGGCTGAGCCTTATGTCCAGTCAGGGCAGTGTGGACTCTGACCACCTGG GTTACGATGGCGGCAGCAGTGGTTCAGACAGTGAGGGTCCCAATGAGACCCTAGGGGAGAAGGCTCCCTTCACGTTGCGGACCCCGCCTGGGCCAGCACCTCCACAGCCTTCGCTCTCAGGCCTCCCTGGGCCCTGTGTGCCTGACTTCTGGCTCATCGTTCGGGTGCTGCAGGATCGTGTGGAGGTGTATGCCCACGCACG gaGCCTGATTCGGGAAGATGGGGGGCCAGGCACCGAGTGTCGCCACCTGCAGCAGCTCCTGGTGAGGCGAGTTGGGGAGATCTGCAGGGAGGTCAACCAG CGGCTGCTTCTGCAGGACCTCCATGACAGTCACGTGTGTAACTCTCTTCTGGTGGCCGAGAGCGAAGAGGATCTGTGGCGCAGCGAGACCCCCTTCCACTCCCGTCAGCGGGCACCGCTGCCCAGCGATG ATTACGCTGCTGATGAGAGCTGTGCGCCCCGAGGGTACCTAGCCGCCACAATGCAGTTTGTCCCTGGCCATTTCTCCTGTGACGTTGTGTGGGGAACCGTGATTCGAGTCCATTCGCGCCTGAAAATGGGGCCCAGCATGGGGGTGTCTCGGG CCATCCAGGCCCTGCGCTCCGTGCTCAATGCCTTCTCTGTGGTGAACCGGAAGAATATGTTTGTCTATCAGGAACGAGCAACGAAGGCTGTGTACTACCTGCG GCTCTTGGAGACTTCCTGCAGCGAGCGGCCATGGGAAGGTGATGCGCTGCCCCCCTCCCTAGCTCTGTCCCGAAGCCAGGAGCCCATCTACTCTGAGGAAGCTTCG GGTCCTCGTTCTCCCCTGGACATGGCTTCTGGCCGCAGTGCCGATGCTGCTCGTCCTGTGGGCCAAGTGGACAGGCATATCCAGCTGCTGGTGCATGGTGTAGGCCAGGCAG gtcctgagatcaccGACGAGCTGGTACGGGTCCTGCGTCGGCGCCTGGACGAGGCCACCCTGGATGTCATCACAGTCATGCTTGTTCGGAACTGCAAGCTGACACCCGCTGATGTGGAG TTCATCCAGCCCCCCGGCAGTCTCCCCTCAGAAGTGCTGCATctggccctccctgcctcctgcaggCCCTGGCTTCCTGCCCTGGCCTGGTACCTGCGGCAGAACCTGCTCATCTTCCTGCACTCTCCCAAGTACACAGACAGCAACAGCCGCAACCATTTCCAG CACCCGCTACCACCACAGGGCGGCCTCCCTGACTTGGACATCTACTTGTATAACAAGCCTGGTGGACAGGGCACCGGCGGCAAAG GAGTTGCCTGCATCACTCTAGCCTTCGTGGATGAAGGGGGGAGCCCCATCTCACTGGCATCATGGCCCCCCTCCTCTCCGGGGCCCCTCGACCCACTGCAGGAGGAGGAATTTGAGCAGCTGACCCAGGTCACTCGCTGTCCAGTCGTGCCGGACAGTTCTTCAG CTCACAGTGGGGCCCCATGGCTTCGACTGGACGTGTGGGAGAAGGGGAACATCAGTATCGTGCAGCTGGAGGAGAAGCTCCGGGGAGCAGCCCGCCAGGCCCTGGCCGATGCCATCATGGAGCTGCGGCTGCTGCCAGCCTCGCTGTGTACTGAGGACGCATCTCCAG GAAGTCTCCGGAGCGGGCCGTTGGAAACCAAGAGCCCTGCAGGCCGAGCTAGCACCTTtccccctggccctggccctggggagCCTGTGACTCCCCCCAGCAAAGCTGGCCGCCGTAGCTTCTGGGATATGCTG AGTAAAACAGAATGTGGGGACTTGGGTTCCCCCAAAACAACTGATGACATTGTCCTGGATCGGCCAGAAGACACCCGGGGCCGGAGGCGTCACAAAACTGAAAGTGTTCGGACTCCAGGTGGAACCGAGCGGGCACCAGGCCCAGATTCTGGAGCCCAGAgacaaag ACGCAGGACCATACAGCTAGAAGAGGGTGAGGTGGGGACCCTGCAGCCTGTGTTTGCTCATGTGACTCAGCGCTGGATGGAGTTTATGGTTCAGATTG GTTGTGCCTCAGTGTCCAGGAGCTCCACCCACATGGTGTCCCGATTCCTCCTTCCATCTGTCCTCTCTGAGTTCACCACTCTGGTCACCTCCATGGCTGGAGACACCAGTGTCCGTGTCTTTGAGCAGCATTT GGGTTCAGAGCCAGAGATCTTCAGTCCTTGCTCCCTTGGACAACTGGGCCCAACGCCACGCCCGGCAGTGGAGCGGCATCTGCTGCTTCTGGGAAGGAACTTCTTGCAGTGGAGGAGACCAACCCAGCAGG CTGCCAAAGCCGTGCAGCGCTTTGAGCCGGGAGGCGACGGGAGCTCCGGGCGAAGTGCTCCCCGGCAGAGGTTCTTGCTGCTGGAGGTCGTGGACAAGAAG CTGCAGCTGCTGACCTACAACTGGGCTCCAGACTTGGGAGCGGCGTTGGGCCGAGCGCTGGTTCGCCTCGTGCAGTGGCAGAACTCGCGTGCCCACCTCATCTTCTGCCTCCTCAGCCAGAAGCTCGGGCTCTTCCATCATTACGGCCAGTTGGACTTCCCGGTGCGGGATGAAAAG GAGCCAAACCCATTCCTCCTGCCAACCATGGAAGCAGAGACCCTCATCCGGAGTGCAAGCCCCCCCCTGAGCCGCGAACAGGGCCGGCTGAGTGCATCCTCTCGGGGCGGGGGCCCCCTTCCCCTGGACACATTCCCCTTCGATGAGGCCCTGAGGGATATCACAGCTGCCCGCCCCAGCTCTTCACTCGGCCCTGTGCCCAGACCCCCTGATCCTGTCACCTACCATGGACAACAGTTCCTGGAGATCAAGATGGCAGAGCGCAGAG AACTGGAGCGCCAGATGAAGATGGAGAACCTGTTTGTGACCTGGCAGCAGCGTTCTGCCCCAGCCAGCATGCCCATCAGT GCTGCAGAGCTGGAGACCCTGAAGCAGTCATCCCGCCTGGTGCATTACTGTGCAACGGCCCTGCTCTTCGACCCAGCTGCCTGGCTGCATGGGCCCCCCGAGACCTCTGGGCCCCCCGAGGGCCCG CGGCGCCATCGCCCCGAGTCAGGGGCTGGGAGCCGGGAGGCCCCCGCAGGCTGCGAATCCTCAGACGCGCCTCCGCCAGGAGCCCGGGAGGAGCCTTGGCTGAAGGAGTTGAGCTTGGCTTTCTTGCAGCAGTATGTGCAGTATCTGCAGAGCATGGGCTTTGTGCTCGTGCCACTGCGGCCCCCCTCACCCGCCCGCAG CACCAGCCGGCTGCGGGCCATGGCCATCCTTGGAACAGAGGGTCGCGGCTCCTTCTCCTGCCCTAAAACCAAGACCGATGGGAGCCCTAAG aGCACTGGCTCTCCGGTCACCACCTACCACCTGCAGCGGGCACTGCCCGGGGGCATCATCCTCATGGAGCTGGCTTTTCAG GGCTGTTACTTCTGTGTCAAACAGTTTGCCCTAGAATGTTCCCGGATCCCCATGGGGCAAGCTGTCAACTCTCAG atcAATTAG